The nucleotide window TGGGATCGGATACCGGTCGACGCCCGAGAGAGCTTCCAGAGAAGCGATTGCTTTGACTGGAAGGCGGTTCGTTGGAATGCCCGTGGTGGCTCGCAGGATAAGCAGAGTTGGGGAGACCGTAATCTACAGGAGCATAAGGAGCGTGTTCCAGAGAAGGTGTGCGGGAATGTGGTACCGAAGGCAGCTGTGTTCGATTGGAGTTGCCGGACTCTGAGACTGTTGTTGGAGAGAGGGGGATTCCGGCGTTTTCTGAAGCCATCAAAGCCTGGtaagaaggcaaaggaggatCATTTGGATCGATTTCTGGTTCTGGCACGGCTGAGTAGCGGGTCAGCATGTTACACGGTGAATTTAAAAGATGGCAGGAGCGCAGTAATAAGGGAAGAGTTTGGAAGGGGTTGTTGCTTCCTGACTCGGCTTTCgcacacacacacacacacacacatGCACACGCACAACGACAAAACACTCACCGGCATTCCGGGAactcctgctcctcccaGCAGTCCCACTTTCGTCCCCTGCGTACATCTGGTTCTGGCTGCTTGAGTTGCTCGGCAGGTAGCTGTCGTACGTATGGGAGCGGCGCTGGGGTGGGGGGTTTGCCGACATGGCGGTATGTGAATGATATGTGTGGGATGTGTTGTGGAGTTTGGTGAAAGCCCCGGACGCTGCATCGGGGACTCCTCCGGGCGCTCTTCGTCTCACCTGTTTCATGTTTTGACAGTCCGCCCAATTAGCGGAACCAATTCAACTCTAATAAGTCACTTACAGACCCTGATTTCACATCCAATCGGGGTCTCTAATCCACGGCCCGCGTCGCGCTTTGTAATGAAGCCCGAATGTTTTCTAATAGTATTACCGAAGCAGCTCTAATCAAGCTTGATTAGCCGACCAGCAAAAAAGTCGACCCCATGAGTCGAACTGACCGAAGTCGATGCAGCTGCCATTGTAACTATCAATCTTCATCTATACAGCTACAAACTGGCAAAAATGGACCCCTCAGTAAGCATTCCAACACCACTGCTGCTACGCGGACGCTTATTCTTCGTCAGGTCTCGAAGCCTACGCCTTCTCTAGAGGAACTTACAAACCTCTTCGCCACGGCCTCCTCGTCTACCACCACTCTCACTTCTCGATCCGCCACCTTATTTCCCACTCCCAATGCTGAGCCCTCAAAAACTGTCGAGCCCGCGAAGCCCAACCTCATTCCCGTCTATGTTGAAATCCCTGCCGATTTGCTCACCCCCGTTTCAGCCTATTTGAAGATTGCaaaggatgaaaagtaCAGCTACTTATTGGAGAGTGTTGTTGGTGGAGAAAGCTTGGCCAGATATAGTTTCGTCGGTTCTAGTGAGCTTATCAACGTAATTTGCCCAATATTCAGACTGACATACTTGTAAGACCCTTTCAAAACCATCAAGACTGGCgcgggagaagaagtcgagGGCGATCCTCTGAAAGCtctggagaaggagcttgAGCCCTATAGATTCGCCAAGATCCCTGAAATCTCTGCTTTCACTGGAGGTGCCGTTGGCTTTATTACTTACGATGCTATCAACCACTTTGAGCCCGTCACCACTCCCGCCACACCTCTTCACAACCCTATCCCTGGCATGCCAGAGGCTTGCTTCATGCTTTTCTCCACCAATATTATCTTTGACCACATCTATCAAACAGTCAAAATAGTGTCTCATGTATACCTCCCCGACGGTACACCCGCTTCCCAAATCCCTTCTCTTTATGATGAAGCTTCAGCCAGGATCGAGAATATCCGACGTAAGCTCATGGACCCCGAAACCCCCATGCCTCCCCAAGGGCCCATTACTCTTGGTAACCGATCCGAGAGCAATGTTGGGAAGGTCGGATACGAAGGTTTTGtcaccaagctcaaggaacACATTGTTAAGGGCGACATCATCCAGGCTGTGCCCTCTCAAAGACTGACTAGGGAGACTGCTTTGCATCCGTTCAATGTGTACAGGCACTTGAGAAGGTTGAACCCCAGTCCTTACATGTTCTACTTGGACTGCGGAGATGTTCGATTAGTGGGCGCAAGTCCAGAGACGCTGTGTAAGGtcgaaggaagaaaggtgtACAACCACGCTATTGCTGGTACTGTTAAGCGAGGAAAGACCGAGGAGGGCAtgtccatctcttcaagcGGTTGGATGTATACGCTGACATTGTACTGTAGAGGACGCTGTTCTTGGTGCCGGTCTTCTTGCCTCTGACAAGGACCGAGCGGAGCACATCATGCTGGTTGACCTTGCCAGAAACGATGTCAACAGGGTTTGCAAGCCCGAGACTGTCAATGTTGACAACCTTATGCAAGTCGAAAAGTTCAGTCATGTTATACACTTGACAAGTCAGATCAGTGGTATGCTGAGGGATGACCAATCTAGGTAAGTTCTCAATCTACTCAAGGGCGGATTAGCAAGAAAGGCCGACATTACGCAGATTCGACGCTTTCCGATCCATCTTCCCCGCCGGTACCGTCTCTGGCGCTCCCAAGATCAAGGCAGTCCAACTCATTTCTGGACTTGAGAAGGAGCGACGTGGTGTCTACGCCGGTGCGGTTGGTCGATTCGACTTTGACAGGGACAACCTTGATACCTGTATCGCCATCCGAACAATGACATTcaaggatggcaaggtGTTTTTACAAGCAGGTGGAGGTATCGTTTTTGACAgtgtggaagaggacgagttTGTGGAGACCATTAATAAATTGGGAGCGAACGTCAAGTGTATCGAAGAGGCTGAGAGTAAGTCTTTTTCTGCTCTGTTCTCGATTTATCGTGGTGCTGATCGGATATTGCAGAGTACTACGCGAGGTTGCAGGGGCAGAACGTGTAAAAGATTTTGGACAATATAGAAGCGCATGAACTTGTGCATCACTTATCTTCTCGAAATTATATGACAATGCTTTTGTACATAATCGCTGATGTGTTTCGACAGATCATTGATATTATTTAGATAATTCCTGGATTTTTCTTATTCTATTTATCATTAGTGAGGGACCAAAGGATTATGGAATTACTGCTACTTGACCGATAATCGACATTGCAGCAATACAATGTAGAAATTATAATGTCCGCCGAGGATGTTAGTGTCCGTGTCAAGAAGAGCGTTATTCTTTACTAAAAGATCGAGACTGCCAATTTGATCGGTGACTTGAGTCCTAAGTGTAACTCTTGTCTCGGTTTACAAACTTTTAAGATGACCCAGGGTACTTTCTCGAATTCGGCGACCCATGCTCGCGACACCTTGTCCCTCTGTGGTTCCGGACGGATTTTGATGTTTCTGAAAAACTACCTTGGTAATGGCTCATGCATGTCTTTAGCATTTACATCATCTATAGTACATACTCCATACAATCTACCCAATCTTCGTTAAAGCTAACAACcactcttttccttcattatctccgcctccttcctcccccaATGTCGAAATTCATCTGCCGACCGCCCCTCAATCCCATACTTGGGCCTCCCAAGaactcatcctccttctgacCGTAAACGAGGGAATGTTTTTCAGCGTACTGTGACAGGCATCAGTTTTGATGACTAGAATAAAGTGCTCATGAGCGCGACATACCTCGCTAAGAGCGTTGAGCTGCTTGGTCAGGGTTGTCAAATATGAACCAATCTGGACATCGCTGTATTCCTACGAAAGTGTTAGTTCCGTACAGGGTTCAAGAATATTGTAGAACCTACAGTGACAAGTTCTTCTCGGAATTCGCTAGCATCCATAGTGGGAAGAGTTGCAACAAGGGATGAAATTTGGCGGAGAATTGAGTAATCAGGCTTGGCTGATTCTATAGGAAGTGAGCTCTTATGTTGCAAAAGTTTGGCAAGTCACCTTACTGCTAACTACACCAGTGATGTATTTCAACAAAATCTCTATTCTGTCATACAACATCTTGATAGCGTTTCTCTGGGTTGTGAGATGAGCGACGGCTACATCACAACACATCAGCAAGAGTTTGAGGAATTCAGCAACAACACATACCAgtatcctcctcccccgcTCCGCCTTTGGCAACGCCGTCTACAGCAATTCTTTCTGCTTCACCAGTCTCAATGCCATATTCCAGCTCTACAAACTTCCCTTCCCCAGAGGTTTCCCCTGTGGTGTCTGTGACAGTGGCGGATTCATATATCTTCAAGGGTAGAGCCTGAGTGCCCGAAGCAGGGTTGGGGTCGAATAAGAGGAAAATGGGCGTTTCAATCGATGAAGCGAATTGGGCATGGAGAGAAATGTCATCTGATGAAGGCTCTTTGCCGACGGAATACCACCCAATAACATCGAGCGTAGGAAACACCTGCTTGACTGTATATGTGATGTCAACTTGCAGGTACTTAAGAGACTTGAGAATAAAACTCACATTGATCCTTTCGCGTTTCGAGAAAGTCAGCGTCAAGCACGTATTTGGCGCCCGAGGACCCGCTACCGCTCATGTCTACATCTTCGCCGCTCATTGCAGAGGGATGGTAGATAAGTTCGAAAGAGTTGACGATAGCAACCTCGCGGTTACTCTCAGTGCCGAGAAGCGCGCCGATCACTGTTCAACGACAGTCAGTAGGCAGGAACTGATTTTTTGGCTAATGGGTCCGTACACTTGGGCGCTTCGGATCCTGTAGAGGTGCATTGAGCCCGGGTGTAGACGTCTGAAATGTTGAGAATAGCTAGGGGATGTCTGTTGAGATGGTTAAGATACATTCCAAGGCATGGGAGAAGTCCACGTACAATTTGATGTTCAAACCAGATGTCGCACCCGATTGTATCGCATGGgggctggaggaggagccGGACATGGTATGATGCACTTGCTCAACTTCAATTTGTACTGTTATTCAAGAATTAATGTCGGTTTGATTGCTCACCCGCCATCTATCTTCGTTCAGCTCTTGACTGCATTATGTCCTCTAATGAACTTCCACGTCATGACATTGTCGATTGTAGAAGCAGAGAGCTTTGCCACAACAAATAACGAATGGGCGGATCTGGACTGTTTTAACGAAGCTCTCTGATCATTTTACTGCTTATCTCTTCGCAAACGCATCCAAGCTAAAGCTTCAGAGCGAAGGGACTCTATGAGCTCCCAATATGTCTAGGGTAGCAAACGGAGCCATCCCCGACAGACCAAATCGCCCACTCGTCGTACGGTGCAGCTACGAAAGATCCTCGCGGCGCGTTAACTTCCCGTCGGCTGCTACATGTCGGCTTGAGTCTTTACGGAATAGAGTAAGTCACTATACATTTGACACACCTCGCTGACCCCCTGTAGGTTGAAGAATGCTTCTCGCTATCTGCAGCGCCATACTCGCTGATATATACCGAcgatgatggggaagaatTCTCAATTCGAAACGAAAATGACCTTACCGACGCCATCTCGTACTTCATATCTGGCGACGACGATGCTGCAACGTCGACTTATTCCGGATCAGGATCTGGTGTATTTCCATACTCTTTATCAACGTCGAAAATCACACTCCGGCTGGATGTGGTCGTCGAATATGACGGGCCGAGTCTAAGTGATACTTCGTCAATCTCGAGTTTCCAGACAGGCTCGGGGTCCGAGCATGATTCGACATACCGATCAAGCGCATATGAGAGCAGTTATAGGGGAAGCATTTCAAGCATGATGCAAGAACCCATTGAAGAGGAGTATACAGACGAGGAGGATccagagagaagaaatacGGCTACACAATCAGTCACAGACGGCATGAGTAGAATGAGCCTAGACGACGCTCGGTTGACATGGAGCCAATATTCCGGCTCGACTCCACGACGTATGTCTGAGAGGAATCACACGCCCTCAAATCACAGCTTTATACCAAAAGAACCGCCGATCGCGCAACAACCTTTGACTGGGCCAGACAGCGCTATTgccccttccctccttaCACACTCAGAGTTGGGAACAAGGTGGTTAAGAGAGCAGTCAAATCTGGCAGCTCGGAAAATTGGCCCCGGCACAAGATCAAGGAAATCGACGAGGTACGacagcgatgatgatagtaTGGCGAGCGACGATGAGCGGTCTGGGGATTTTGCTTTGGTTCGAGATGCTCGAGGCCGTGAGTACAGCGCCCGAATACACAACCCGAACAGTATTCTAATACATATAATACATATTAGGTTACTATTACTCTTACCAAACCGATGTTTCGTCCGCCACTGCATCTGATATTGATCTGACCGACCATGAGATCGCTTCACACCGCCACTCGGTTCAATCTTCTGTGCTATCGAGCAGATCCcctccatcaccacctCATGCGCATTTACATACCCCTTCCCCTCGTACCATCGAACCAGCAGGTCCGCCCATCCTGGCTCCAGACTGCTCAGCATGCGGTGTACGTTTGGATTACCTCCGTTACGTATGTCAAACttgcggagaaggcgaaaTGTGGATGGAAAATGCTCCAGGGAAAGCTGCATTCGTGCCTCCCAAAGTGCCGAGCGATTCGTCTCAGAGTGATGCGTCATCTGAGGTGACAGAATTTGCTGCGCATGGCGCTGCTTCGAGCAGTGGTTCAAGGACTGTGTATAACACCACATCACGCAGTCGCAGTGGATCAATATCAACGAACGCTTCGCGCGGATCAGTCCAAGCTTTGGCTGGtagctcatcttcgcctACAAATGCCACCTGTCATTTCGATTTTGGTTTCACCCCTCCACATTCACCCATCTCAGCGCTTGGGGACACCACACCTTCTCTGGCTCGAGATGATCAACCGCAACGAAAGGTTGGATATGAACTTTGCGCCGGCTGCATCGAGATTCACGGGATACGGCACACGAAGGCAGCCGCAAGGACGGCTAAGAATGAGCTGAGGGGTACAGAGCtaagaaggagggagaaggcAGGACAGCTGAGGCACACGTTCAAAGAGAGAATATGGGGACCAGAAGGTTGGACCGATGTTGGTGAGTGATTGCTACTTTGCAAAGTATATGATGAGTATGCTGAAAGAGCATTTTAGAGTATAACGAAGACTTGGAATGCACCATTTGCCGGGCAGCATTATTCTCGAATCGTTTCAAATGTAAGCGATTTAACCTTCCTTTACGTCGACTCGATTAATCCATCCCCAACAGGTGTTTCATGTCCAAAATTCGATCTTTGTCGATCTTGCTACCAGAAAGTCGACGAGATCCACCCTGCACATGCTTTCCTTTCATTACCCGATAagccccttcttccgatAGAAACATCACGAAATGCCCTCAACGAGAGCGAGCAGCCCAACCTGGAAGTGGCAGGACCGCAATGTGAGTATCTCTTGTCCTACAATGAATGAAACGTTTTGCTGATGTTGTGTGTTTCAGTGGTTCGACACCCGGGTGCTTTTTGTCACAAGTGAGTGTCTTTATTGCCCTCACAAGAGCAACACACACTGATAACCCTTAGCTGTCTGCAAGATATCGTCGGGCCAAGGTTTCACTGCGCTGTGTGTCCTTCGTGGGATTTGTGTATTCAGTGTGAAGGTATCCACATGgctggtggagatggatcAGGCCATCTATCTGATCATATCATGATGAAGGTGTGTGTTTCTGGCATCGTGGGGTACATTGACGGAAAAGCTGACGCGAATGCCAGATTCCCGTTCCGCTTCCCACATCCGAGGTAGAGGCGGTATCTCGGCGTGCCCGCGACCGATGGTTCCAGCAAGACCGCACAGTAGCCACATCTGGGGGAGATCCGTTAGTCTCTTCTCTGTCACAGCCTTACCATTCTCGCTCTTCGTCACCCATAGGGGATAATTCGACGCTATATGCGCcaacagcaacaagagTTCGCAACGCGTCTCCATTACCACCTAGTCAGATCGTCAATGTCAGTCAGAGAGATGCGTTGGACCATGGCGTAAGATGCGGAAACTGCAATGAGTGGATTATGGGAAGGCGATATCAATGCGCAAATTGCCCATCAGATCCTGTTGGATTTAATTTGGTGAGCAGTCTTCTTGATTCTTTGCCATGATGCGTCATCTAACTCGTCACAATCAGTGTTCAATCTGCGAGCTCCGGTCATACAGAGTCCACGATCCGActcatttctttttcaagtTTGATCGACCAGTCCATATCCCAATTCGGTCCTATCGTCCTGTGCTGCCTCCCCTATATCGCCATCCAGTGGGCAAAGTGCCTGCCTCTGCCTTGGCCACCATCAATCCTCGAGATCCAACCGCTTATCTCAAACATGTCATGCACAGAGACACGCTATGCGATGTTCATGGGGATCAGATAAGGGGCGTGTGGCTGAGATGTGCTCATTGTGCTGCTGGATTTGACATTTGTTTGGAAGCCGAGAGAATAGCTGACCATGACGCAACACATGGTGAGTATTTATCCTTCCATTATGACATTTACCTGACGTTTGTCTAGTCTTTGTGGTCTTCAAAGCACGGGTAGATATGGCTGCTTTCCGTCAATTGGCTGATTTGGCAGCAACCCATAGTAAACCGCTAC belongs to Cryptococcus neoformans var. grubii H99 chromosome 7, complete sequence and includes:
- a CDS encoding anthranilate synthase component I, with the protein product MDPSVSKPTPSLEELTNLFATASSSTTTLTSRSATLFPTPNAEPSKTVEPAKPNLIPVYVEIPADLLTPVSAYLKIAKDEKYSYLLESVVGGESLARYSFVGSNPFKTIKTGAGEEVEGDPLKALEKELEPYRFAKIPEISAFTGGAVGFITYDAINHFEPVTTPATPLHNPIPGMPEACFMLFSTNIIFDHIYQTVKIVSHVYLPDGTPASQIPSLYDEASARIENIRRKLMDPETPMPPQGPITLGNRSESNVGKVGYEGFVTKLKEHIVKGDIIQAVPSQRLTRETALHPFNVYRHLRRLNPSPYMFYLDCGDVRLVGASPETLCKVEGRKVYNHAIAGTVKRGKTEEEDAVLGAGLLASDKDRAEHIMLVDLARNDVNRVCKPETVNVDNLMQVEKFSHVIHLTSQISGMLRDDQSRFDAFRSIFPAGTVSGAPKIKAVQLISGLEKERRGVYAGAVGRFDFDRDNLDTCIAIRTMTFKDGKVFLQAGGGIVFDSVEEDEFVETINKLGANVKCIEEAEKYYARLQGQNV
- a CDS encoding COP9 signalosome complex subunit 6, translated to MSGSSSSPHAIQSGATSGLNIKLHPLAILNISDVYTRAQCTSTGSEAPKLIGALLGTESNREVAIVNSFELIYHPSAMSGEDVDMSGSGSSGAKYVLDADFLETRKDQFKQVFPTLDVIGWYSVGKEPSSDDISLHAQFASSIETPIFLLFDPNPASGTQALPLKIYESATVTDTTGETSGEGKFVELEYGIETGEAERIAVDGVAKGGAGEEDTAVAHLTTQRNAIKMLYDRIEILLKYITGVVSKSAKPDYSILRQISSLVATLPTMDASEFREELVTEYSDVQIGSYLTTLTKQLNALSEYAEKHSLVYGQKEDEFLGGPSMGLRGGRQMNFDIGGGRRRR